The following nucleotide sequence is from Ferruginibacter lapsinanis.
TCCAGCCTTCCGCCGTTTCATAAGAAGCTGCACTCACTAATTCTCCCAGATCATATCCATATCCCACATTCATCTGATTCTTATAGTATTTCCCAAAAGTGTAGAGAAAATAAGGTTCAACAGGCAATACATTTCCTGCCACATCATTAGTAGCAGTAATCATTCTTTTATTGGCAGAAGTTGTATTTATTGTTAAAAAATAGGCTGCAGTATCAGTGTATAAGCTATTTTTAGTACACATCTGAAGTAAATCGGTTTTGTACAGTTTTGTATCTGTAGTACCATCATTCATTTCTCCGTAAAACTCAATAAAATCAGTGATGCCCAGCACTCCGGTTGCAACACTCGTGTAAACAGGTACTTCTACACCATTTTTCCATAATTGGAAATTTTCTGCGGGAGTACTCCCTAAGCCCACAGCAGACAAGGCGGATTGAGAAATACGGTAGAGCCCGTTGGCGCCCACATTGAACTTATAATAGGTTTTATTATAGTCTATCCATTCATTATTGTATGTTTGGGCATTACTGCACAAAGCACTCACAATCAATCCAATTAATAAGAAAAAAGTTTTCATCAAAATATAAAAAAGGTTAGTGTTGTATACGAATATAATAAATGCTCATTATCAACCTCTAATCTAAGGTTGTAGTTGGATAGACGGGTGAAAAACGTAAGTGGTTGCAAACTTAATTATTTTTTTCGATTTTTCTAAGCATTTTTGCAGTAACAATCAGCTTATTAAACGTTATTAATCAAAACATAGTATAGAAAATGACTGGGAATTTGATAGAAGAATTGCAATGGCGAGGTATGATCCAGGATATAATGCCCGGAACAGAGGATCAGCTTAAAAAAGAAATGACCAATGGCTATATTGGCTTTGACCCCACATCAGACAGTTTACATATTGGCAGCTTAGTGCCTATTATGCTATTGATACACCTTCAAAGAAACGGACACAAACCGTTTGCATTGCTTGGTGGTGCAACAGGTATGGTGGGAGACCCTAGCGGTAAAAGCGAAGAAAGAAATCTTTTAAGTGAAGAAACATTGGCCCACAATTTAAAAGGCATCAAAGCTCAGCTGGAAAAGTTTCTTGACTTTGATCCGGGAAAACCCAATGCTGCCGAAATGGTAAATAATTACGATTGGTTTAAAGATTTCAGTTTTTTAAACTTTATCCGTGATGTGGGAAAATACATTACCGTGAATTATATGATGAGTAAGGATAGTGTAAAAAAGAGACTGGAAGGTGATAGCGGAATGAGCTTTACAGAATTTACTTATCAGCTTGTACAGGGATATGATTTTTACTGGTTGAACCAACATAAAAATTGCAAACTTCAAATGGGCGGCAGTGATCAGTGGGGAAATATTGTAACCGGTACAGAATTAATAAGAAAAAAATCAGGCAATGAAGCCTTCGCTTTTACCTGTCCGCTGATGACCAAGGCCGATGGCGGGAAATTTGGCAAAACAGAAAAGGGAAATATCTGGCTGGATGCTAAAAAGACATCTCCTTATCAATTCTATCAATTTTGGCTGAATGCAGCAGATGCAGATGCTGAAAGGTTTATAAAGATATTTACGCTCTTAAGTAAAGAAGAGATCAATACACTGATCGAACAACACAAAGGCAACGAATACCAAAGACTGCTACAAAAAAAATTAGCCGAAGAAGTTACTTGCATGGTACATAGCAGAGCTGATTATGAATTTGCAATCAAAGCGTCGGAAATTTTATTTAATAATGATACAGCCGAAATTTTAAATCAGCTGAATGAAGAACAATTATTACATGTAATGGATGGTGTACCAACTGTTGAATACCCGAAAGGAAGCATCATCAACGGAATAGATATTGTAAGTTTTTTAGCAGAGACAAAAATTTTTCCAAGCAAAGGAGAAGCAAAAAAAATGATACAAGGAGGCGGTGTAAGTATCAATAAAATTAAAATTGATAATCCCGATCATCTTGTACAAGCAACTGCTTTATTGAATAACAAATACCTTTTGATACAAAAAGGTAAAAAGAACTATTACCTTTCAATTTTTATTTAATTTTTTTTAATGTATCATAATAATAAACGCTGCCCGATAAGCAGCGTTTATTGTTTAAAACACCTCCTCTTACAT
It contains:
- the tyrS gene encoding tyrosine--tRNA ligase, which produces MTGNLIEELQWRGMIQDIMPGTEDQLKKEMTNGYIGFDPTSDSLHIGSLVPIMLLIHLQRNGHKPFALLGGATGMVGDPSGKSEERNLLSEETLAHNLKGIKAQLEKFLDFDPGKPNAAEMVNNYDWFKDFSFLNFIRDVGKYITVNYMMSKDSVKKRLEGDSGMSFTEFTYQLVQGYDFYWLNQHKNCKLQMGGSDQWGNIVTGTELIRKKSGNEAFAFTCPLMTKADGGKFGKTEKGNIWLDAKKTSPYQFYQFWLNAADADAERFIKIFTLLSKEEINTLIEQHKGNEYQRLLQKKLAEEVTCMVHSRADYEFAIKASEILFNNDTAEILNQLNEEQLLHVMDGVPTVEYPKGSIINGIDIVSFLAETKIFPSKGEAKKMIQGGGVSINKIKIDNPDHLVQATALLNNKYLLIQKGKKNYYLSIFI